Proteins co-encoded in one Paracrocinitomix mangrovi genomic window:
- a CDS encoding alpha/beta hydrolase family protein: MKSTFLLAISLSLPIFSNAQHNHSHEQKPSNAREVWGDFEKDELIKTKLVDWTQTPIAGHVLKNGTPKKGFEFVDSIDIYSVVYDSDGFMVTGFMAVPKRQSKYPCVIFNRGGNRDFGQLLVGTALTHFGRIAAEGYVVIGSNYRGNSNSEGKEEFGGSDVNDVLNLVPALGQIEMADTSRIGLLGISRGGMMNYLAMKESCQFKAAIVVGALSDLNVMKEKRPDMESHVFAELIPNYNDSTEFALNARSANEWVNELCVDTKLLMLHGDKDDRCHPDMARDLHQKLSKINFPHTYISYKKGNHGLSSYQDEMYESIHMWLDKYVKNDQDFDEVPHLVVK, from the coding sequence ATGAAATCTACTTTCCTTTTAGCGATAAGCCTTAGTTTACCCATTTTTTCAAATGCGCAACACAATCATTCGCATGAACAAAAACCTAGTAATGCAAGAGAAGTTTGGGGAGATTTTGAAAAAGATGAATTGATCAAAACCAAACTAGTGGATTGGACGCAAACGCCTATTGCAGGACATGTATTGAAAAATGGAACTCCAAAAAAAGGATTTGAGTTTGTTGACAGTATCGACATCTACAGTGTGGTATATGACAGTGATGGATTCATGGTTACTGGATTCATGGCGGTTCCTAAAAGGCAAAGCAAATATCCTTGTGTGATTTTTAATCGCGGAGGGAACAGAGATTTTGGACAATTGTTGGTAGGAACAGCATTGACTCATTTTGGAAGAATTGCTGCTGAAGGATACGTGGTTATAGGATCTAATTACCGCGGTAACTCAAATAGTGAAGGAAAAGAAGAATTTGGAGGCTCTGATGTGAATGATGTACTTAACCTTGTTCCGGCTTTGGGACAAATAGAAATGGCCGATACCAGCAGAATTGGTTTGCTGGGCATTAGCAGAGGTGGAATGATGAACTATTTAGCCATGAAGGAAAGTTGCCAATTTAAAGCTGCTATTGTGGTTGGGGCATTATCTGATTTAAATGTCATGAAAGAAAAACGGCCTGATATGGAATCTCATGTTTTTGCTGAACTTATACCCAACTACAATGATTCTACAGAATTTGCCTTGAATGCCAGATCAGCAAATGAATGGGTAAATGAATTGTGTGTTGACACAAAGCTATTAATGCTACATGGTGATAAAGATGATCGTTGTCATCCGGACATGGCAAGGGATTTACACCAAAAGTTGAGTAAAATTAATTTCCCCCATACTTACATTTCTTATAAAAAAGGAAATCATGGATTATCATCATACCAAGATGAGATGTATGAATCAATACACATGTGGTTAGATAAATATGTAAAAAACGATCAGGATTTTGACGAAGTTCCTCATTTGGTAGTTAAGTAA
- a CDS encoding carbamoyltransferase, whose protein sequence is MKQGIILGISAYFHDAAICLTVNGQLVFAIEEERLSRIKHDPSFPVIAIKRCMHETGYQLKDIDAIVFYEKPFLKFERLVDNSFRFAPKGFLMFRKMIPQWLNGKLNLRKTILKELDKIDADHGIKKAQIYFTHHHISHAASAFYPSPYNKAAFLIVDGVGEWATISIGKSNGNDFELLFEQQFPHSLGMLYSSFTAFLGFKVNNGEYKMMGLSPYGDDQSEEFKRFYDLIKNELININDDGSFTLNLSYFAFHVREKMINQSKWESLFGMTQRRPNEGIDNKHANLALAIQRITEEIMLQLVQKAKTATDLENLVMAGGIAYNSVANGKIHQSNIFNDLWIQPAAGDSGGALGAALHAYYLLNKISPDKKGAKDLMQNGMVGTAISDRFIDKYLKEQWQTQKYGDELSFYQEVAALIKQNKIIGWVQDRSEFGPRALGARSILANPSYMENKTKINSDIKKREDFRPFAPVMLKEEAEKYFDFLKAAPYMQYVAKIKEEYRIPLAENFNNLVIQEKTKIPTSKFEAVTHVDYSARLQVIENENHPLFQLLKEVKNQTGDAILLNTSFNTGGQPIVNDLEEIIDTFDSTAIDVLVINKTIIRKN, encoded by the coding sequence ATGAAGCAAGGAATAATTCTTGGAATCTCTGCTTATTTTCATGATGCAGCTATTTGCTTAACTGTTAATGGTCAGCTTGTGTTCGCTATTGAAGAAGAGCGTCTTTCAAGAATTAAACACGACCCTTCATTCCCTGTGATTGCTATAAAAAGATGTATGCATGAAACCGGATATCAATTGAAAGATATTGATGCCATTGTGTTTTATGAAAAACCTTTTTTAAAATTTGAAAGACTAGTTGACAATTCTTTCAGATTTGCACCCAAAGGATTTTTGATGTTCAGAAAAATGATTCCACAATGGTTGAATGGTAAACTGAACTTAAGAAAAACTATTCTGAAGGAGCTAGATAAAATTGATGCAGATCACGGTATCAAAAAAGCTCAAATTTACTTTACGCATCATCATATTTCACATGCTGCTTCAGCCTTTTACCCTTCTCCTTATAACAAGGCAGCATTTCTAATTGTAGATGGTGTTGGAGAATGGGCCACTATTTCAATAGGTAAATCCAATGGTAATGATTTTGAACTTTTATTTGAACAGCAGTTTCCTCATTCATTGGGAATGCTGTACAGTTCCTTTACTGCCTTTTTAGGATTCAAAGTCAACAATGGTGAATATAAAATGATGGGATTATCACCATACGGAGATGATCAAAGTGAGGAGTTTAAAAGGTTTTATGATTTGATTAAAAATGAGTTGATCAACATCAATGATGATGGAAGTTTTACACTTAATCTCTCTTATTTTGCTTTTCATGTAAGGGAAAAGATGATCAATCAAAGTAAATGGGAATCATTGTTTGGAATGACTCAAAGAAGACCAAACGAAGGTATTGACAATAAGCATGCGAATTTGGCTTTAGCAATCCAAAGAATTACTGAAGAGATAATGCTACAGCTAGTTCAAAAAGCTAAAACCGCTACTGATTTAGAAAATTTAGTGATGGCTGGAGGAATTGCCTATAACTCTGTAGCCAATGGTAAAATTCATCAATCAAACATATTTAATGACCTTTGGATTCAACCGGCAGCCGGAGATTCGGGAGGAGCATTAGGTGCCGCTTTACATGCTTATTATCTTCTAAACAAAATTAGTCCTGATAAAAAAGGAGCTAAGGATTTAATGCAAAATGGAATGGTGGGTACTGCTATCAGTGATCGTTTTATTGATAAATACCTGAAAGAACAATGGCAGACTCAAAAATATGGAGATGAACTTTCATTTTATCAGGAAGTTGCAGCATTAATAAAACAAAACAAGATTATTGGTTGGGTACAGGATAGATCTGAATTTGGACCAAGGGCATTAGGAGCCAGATCTATTTTAGCAAATCCGTCTTACATGGAAAATAAGACTAAAATCAATTCGGACATTAAAAAAAGAGAGGATTTTAGACCCTTTGCTCCTGTTATGCTAAAAGAGGAAGCTGAAAAGTACTTTGATTTTTTGAAAGCCGCACCCTACATGCAATACGTTGCTAAAATAAAGGAGGAATATCGTATTCCCTTAGCTGAGAATTTTAACAATTTGGTTATTCAGGAAAAAACCAAAATTCCTACCTCAAAATTTGAAGCGGTTACTCATGTTGATTATTCTGCAAGACTTCAAGTAATTGAAAATGAAAACCATCCTTTGTTTCAATTACTGAAAGAGGTAAAAAACCAAACGGGAGATGCCATTTTATTAAACACAAGTTTTAATACAGGAGGACAGCCAATTGTAAATGATCTGGAAGAAATTATTGATACTTTTGATTCCACCGCTATTGATGTGCTGGTAATTAACAAAACTATAATCCGAAAAAATTAA
- a CDS encoding GEVED domain-containing protein has translation MKKPLRSAIFGLSMLAAVQVNAQRNCGTMQHLEELKTQFPRTSAQMDKIEAHTNRYIQNHQHDHQDRAGNVVTIPVVVHVVYNTSAENISDAQILSQIDVLNKDFRRLNDDASNTPSYFAGDAADVEIEFCLASTDPNGNATDGITRTYTSNTSFSTNDYVKYNNYGGKNAWPASEYLNLWVCDLGGGVLGYAQFPGSGSAATDGVVIGYKYFGTTGTAIAPFNKGRTATHEVGHWLNLRHIWGDGGCSVDDYVNDTPIAGDAHYGCPSWPTSTCNSYDMYMNYMDYVDDACMNMFTNGQKSRMHALFSAGGFRESILSSTACGGSGGGTTPPPSAYCGSNGSDASYEWIAKVKVGAINHSSGNNGGYEDFSGSISTDLNKGNAYLIELTPGFSNQTYNEYWKIWIDYNQDQDFDDPGELVFDAGNMSSTTVNGTFTVSNNATIGQTKMRVAMKYNGASTACETFDYGEVEDYSVNIVNGQSQIPSTSYCHSKGNDASYEWIANVTMADINNSSGSDQGYHDYTSIATDVQKDQSYNISLTPGFASSSYNEYWKVWIDYNQDGDFDDNGELAFDAGTMSSSTVNGAITISSNALVGETRMRVSMKYNASQSPCEAFSYGEVEDYTLNIIEAGQAVTYCTSQGNNSTYEWIAGVQLGTLNSSSGNDGGYADYTSQSTSLTTGNSYNLTLTPGFSGQTYQEYWKVWIDFNKDGDFLDANELVFDAGAMSNSTVNGNLTIPANANTGSTRMRVSMKYNAASSSCEAFSYGEVEDYTVTIVSGSKDIGSVEEAVQTTTPELSIYPNPTKGIFNLQIADINEEVQVTIYDIQGRAIYNDTFANGASANTIDLTGFATGTYYVVAYNAELTMKSKLVLVK, from the coding sequence ATGAAAAAACCCTTAAGATCGGCCATCTTTGGTCTTTCTATGCTTGCCGCAGTTCAAGTAAATGCTCAAAGAAACTGTGGAACAATGCAACATTTAGAAGAGCTAAAAACTCAATTCCCGAGAACCTCAGCTCAAATGGACAAAATTGAAGCGCATACTAATCGCTACATTCAAAATCATCAGCATGATCATCAAGACAGAGCAGGAAACGTAGTAACAATTCCGGTAGTAGTGCACGTTGTTTACAACACTTCAGCTGAGAATATCTCAGATGCTCAAATTCTATCTCAAATTGATGTATTAAACAAAGATTTCAGAAGATTAAATGATGATGCATCAAATACTCCTTCCTATTTTGCTGGAGATGCCGCGGATGTAGAAATTGAATTCTGTTTGGCTTCAACAGATCCAAATGGTAATGCTACAGACGGAATCACAAGAACCTATACTAGCAACACATCTTTTTCTACTAACGACTATGTTAAATACAACAACTATGGTGGAAAAAATGCATGGCCTGCCAGCGAATACCTAAACCTATGGGTATGTGATCTTGGTGGAGGAGTTTTAGGATATGCTCAATTTCCGGGATCAGGATCTGCCGCTACAGATGGTGTAGTTATCGGATACAAGTACTTTGGAACTACAGGAACTGCAATTGCTCCTTTTAACAAAGGTAGAACTGCTACACATGAAGTAGGACACTGGTTAAACCTGAGACATATTTGGGGAGATGGAGGATGTAGTGTAGATGACTATGTAAATGATACACCAATTGCCGGTGATGCTCATTACGGTTGTCCATCTTGGCCAACATCTACTTGTAATTCTTATGATATGTATATGAATTACATGGATTATGTTGATGATGCATGTATGAATATGTTCACAAATGGACAAAAATCAAGAATGCACGCATTGTTCTCAGCCGGAGGATTTAGAGAAAGTATCTTATCATCTACGGCTTGTGGTGGATCAGGAGGAGGAACTACTCCACCACCTTCAGCCTATTGCGGAAGTAATGGATCAGACGCAAGTTATGAATGGATTGCAAAAGTAAAAGTTGGTGCTATCAACCACAGCAGTGGAAACAATGGAGGATACGAAGACTTTAGTGGATCTATTTCAACTGACCTAAATAAAGGAAATGCATATCTAATTGAATTAACTCCAGGTTTTAGCAATCAAACATATAATGAATACTGGAAAATCTGGATTGATTACAATCAAGATCAAGATTTTGATGATCCGGGAGAGTTAGTATTTGATGCCGGAAATATGTCTTCAACTACAGTAAACGGAACATTCACTGTATCAAACAACGCTACTATTGGACAAACAAAGATGAGAGTAGCCATGAAATATAACGGTGCATCAACTGCATGTGAAACATTTGATTATGGAGAAGTGGAAGATTACAGTGTTAACATTGTAAATGGACAATCTCAAATTCCTTCAACTTCTTATTGTCATAGCAAAGGAAATGATGCTTCATATGAGTGGATTGCGAATGTAACAATGGCGGATATCAACAACAGTTCTGGAAGTGATCAAGGATATCATGACTATACATCAATCGCAACAGATGTTCAAAAAGATCAGTCGTACAACATTAGCTTAACTCCAGGTTTTGCTTCATCAAGCTACAACGAATACTGGAAAGTTTGGATCGATTACAATCAGGATGGTGACTTTGACGACAATGGAGAATTAGCTTTTGATGCCGGGACAATGTCCTCATCAACTGTAAATGGAGCAATCACAATTTCATCTAATGCGTTAGTTGGTGAGACAAGAATGCGTGTTAGTATGAAATATAATGCTTCTCAGTCTCCTTGTGAAGCTTTCAGCTATGGTGAAGTTGAAGATTATACATTAAACATCATTGAAGCTGGTCAGGCTGTAACTTATTGTACCTCTCAAGGAAACAACTCAACATACGAATGGATTGCCGGAGTGCAATTAGGTACTTTAAATAGCAGTTCAGGAAATGATGGTGGTTATGCAGATTACACTTCACAATCTACATCATTGACCACAGGGAATAGCTACAATCTTACTTTAACTCCTGGTTTCAGTGGTCAAACTTATCAAGAATACTGGAAGGTTTGGATTGACTTCAATAAAGATGGGGACTTTTTAGATGCCAATGAACTTGTGTTTGACGCAGGTGCTATGTCTAACAGTACTGTTAATGGAAACTTGACAATTCCTGCAAATGCAAATACCGGATCAACTCGTATGCGTGTTAGTATGAAATATAATGCAGCATCTTCATCATGCGAAGCATTCAGCTACGGAGAAGTAGAAGATTACACCGTAACTATAGTTTCAGGTAGTAAAGACATTGGATCTGTTGAGGAAGCAGTTCAAACAACTACTCCTGAATTGAGCATTTATCCTAACCCAACTAAAGGCATCTTCAACTTACAAATTGCAGATATCAATGAAGAAGTACAGGTAACAATTTATGACATTCAAGGAAGAGCTATTTACAATGACACATTTGCTAATGGTGCAAGTGCAAATACAATAGATCTTACAGGCTTTGCTACAGGCACATATTACGTAGTAGCATACAACGCAGAACTAACCATGAAATCAAAACTCGTATTAGTCAAATAA
- a CDS encoding SET domain-containing protein, with protein sequence MIHPDTELKFISREVGYGVVATSFIPAGTITWVLDDLDREFSVDDFDKMSATYQEILDTYTFRNNKGNFVLCWDHGRFVNHSFNSNCLTTAYDFEIAIRDIQAGEQLTDDYGYLNISQPFRGIDEGTKRKIVYPNDLLKYHKTWDKKIQRVFPLIPKIDQPLRKMINEENWNRVLQISEGQALMDSILLNYFPQQNNFKANGLQ encoded by the coding sequence ATGATTCATCCTGACACCGAGCTGAAATTCATCAGCCGCGAAGTTGGTTACGGGGTTGTAGCCACTTCTTTTATCCCTGCCGGAACAATTACCTGGGTTTTAGATGATTTAGACAGAGAATTCTCTGTAGACGATTTCGATAAAATGTCTGCCACTTATCAAGAGATATTGGACACTTACACATTTAGAAACAACAAAGGTAATTTTGTATTGTGTTGGGATCATGGACGTTTTGTTAACCACAGTTTTAATTCAAACTGCTTAACAACAGCATATGATTTTGAAATTGCCATCAGAGATATACAAGCTGGTGAACAATTGACAGATGATTATGGGTACCTTAACATTAGTCAACCTTTTAGGGGAATTGATGAAGGCACCAAAAGAAAAATTGTTTATCCCAATGATTTGTTGAAATATCACAAGACATGGGATAAAAAAATACAAAGGGTTTTTCCGTTGATTCCTAAAATAGATCAACCATTGCGCAAAATGATCAATGAAGAAAATTGGAACAGAGTACTTCAAATTTCAGAAGGTCAAGCATTAATGGACTCTATACTTCTGAATTACTTTCCACAGCAAAATAATTTTAAAGCAAACGGATTACAATAA
- a CDS encoding glycosyltransferase, which translates to MNIALSILGCFWVLVNLILLVFVVSELFLLLNVFFKKRAKQHAENPKDWPLVCIQLPIYNEKYVVNRLIDQVCLMDYPLDKLEIQILDDSTDDTSDIVTDYLKDERFKQFQIHHVRRGNREGYKAGALDHGMQLSKADYFAIFDADFLPDPQFLKSTVPYLLSKKVGVVQSRWCHINEDDSYITKAEAMMLDAHFGIEQQGRSEGGHFINFNGTAGIWKRSCIDDAGGWQGDTLTEDLDLSFRAQMRHWKVHYLFNLKSPSELPLTFSAYRNQQYRWSKGAAECVRKNLKALWKSPVTISTKVIGSLHLFNSSVYLLMILLLVMAPFVFFIKQDDYYNNWIVENSAYLGVIVNGILLTILFCGKLICGKTKFIQILDFIPTVFMFFSISMGISPHMVAGVLQGYRGKRSEFVRTPKFGDKLEIGKNTSKKYGQKSAFDLRIVEVILFCYGIFWMIVGIYSLNFFTILYSSILLTGFSIALFFPHKSFMNRSKKSFQNKSQSMTNEVFQKA; encoded by the coding sequence GTGAACATTGCACTTTCCATATTAGGATGTTTTTGGGTCTTAGTTAATTTGATACTCCTTGTATTTGTGGTAAGTGAGCTTTTTTTATTGCTCAATGTGTTCTTCAAAAAAAGAGCAAAACAACATGCTGAAAACCCCAAAGATTGGCCTTTAGTGTGTATTCAACTTCCTATTTATAATGAGAAATATGTAGTAAACAGGCTAATTGATCAGGTTTGTCTGATGGATTATCCATTAGATAAATTAGAAATTCAAATATTGGATGATTCTACTGATGATACATCTGACATAGTTACGGATTATTTAAAGGATGAGCGATTTAAGCAGTTTCAGATTCATCATGTTAGGAGAGGAAATAGAGAAGGGTATAAGGCCGGTGCACTAGATCATGGAATGCAATTGAGCAAAGCAGATTATTTTGCCATTTTTGATGCAGACTTTTTACCCGATCCCCAATTTTTAAAATCAACGGTTCCCTATTTATTGAGTAAGAAAGTGGGGGTGGTACAAAGCAGATGGTGCCATATCAATGAAGATGATTCTTACATCACTAAAGCAGAAGCAATGATGTTAGATGCTCATTTTGGAATTGAGCAGCAAGGTAGATCTGAGGGTGGTCACTTTATCAACTTTAACGGTACCGCAGGAATTTGGAAAAGAAGTTGCATTGATGATGCCGGAGGATGGCAAGGAGATACTTTAACAGAAGACTTGGATCTTAGTTTTAGGGCCCAAATGAGACATTGGAAAGTACATTATTTGTTTAATTTAAAATCTCCCTCTGAGTTACCACTGACATTTAGTGCGTACAGAAATCAACAATACAGATGGTCAAAAGGTGCTGCGGAATGTGTGCGTAAAAATTTAAAAGCACTGTGGAAATCTCCGGTAACAATAAGTACAAAAGTGATTGGGTCCTTACATCTCTTTAATAGCTCAGTTTATTTATTGATGATCCTTTTGCTGGTGATGGCTCCTTTTGTATTTTTTATCAAACAAGATGATTATTACAATAACTGGATTGTAGAAAACAGTGCCTATCTTGGTGTAATCGTCAACGGAATATTATTGACTATTCTTTTTTGCGGTAAACTCATATGTGGTAAAACCAAGTTTATTCAAATACTAGATTTTATTCCGACTGTATTTATGTTTTTCAGTATATCAATGGGGATTAGTCCGCATATGGTAGCTGGAGTTTTGCAGGGGTACAGGGGTAAAAGATCTGAATTTGTGCGTACACCAAAGTTTGGAGATAAGCTAGAGATTGGAAAGAACACTTCAAAAAAATACGGTCAAAAATCTGCCTTTGATTTAAGAATTGTTGAGGTTATACTTTTTTGTTACGGTATTTTTTGGATGATTGTAGGCATATACAGTCTTAATTTCTTTACCATATTGTACAGTTCAATTTTACTGACAGGCTTTTCTATAGCTTTATTTTTTCCTCATAAAAGCTTTATGAATAGAAGTAAAAAGTCATTTCAAAATAAATCTCAGTCAATGACTAATGAGGTTTTTCAAAAAGCATAA
- a CDS encoding DUF5989 family protein, producing MSFTGEFWHFLKKRKKYWLWPIFLILFFMAVILVIGSTTGLSAFFYPIF from the coding sequence ATGAGCTTTACAGGAGAATTTTGGCATTTTTTAAAAAAGCGTAAGAAATACTGGCTTTGGCCGATATTTTTAATCTTGTTTTTTATGGCTGTAATTCTTGTAATAGGTTCAACCACAGGTTTAAGCGCCTTCTTTTACCCTATCTTTTAA
- a CDS encoding S1C family serine protease, translating into MKNTVLVGFVAGLVGTFAGVQITLHYVKPETVIVKEDNKPKIEDASVYDVQLSDNRIKTGSSNQVDLTGAAEKTVQSVVHVQTHFVKEEITFDPFMKLFYGEDAYRKRERHGEAAGSGVVISPEGHIVTNNHVVQDASDISVTLGNRKYDATLIGTDPSTDLAVIKVDAHNLKYCEFGNSDDLKLGEWVLAVGNPLNLQSTVTAGIVSAKNRNIDLLTSNYNPEEKIFPIESFIQTDAAVNSGNSGGALVNQFGELVGINTAIASGTGYYAGYSFAVPSNIVKKITYDLIKYGEVHRVQLGVNIMDNNSEVQQLNSLSTDKGVVVTGVIEGGNAAKNEMKVKDIILAVGEKDVNSTSELQGIIAMYNPGDKVIMTVQRGEIQKQVEIIME; encoded by the coding sequence ATGAAAAACACGGTATTAGTAGGATTTGTAGCTGGATTAGTTGGAACTTTTGCAGGTGTGCAAATCACTTTACATTATGTAAAGCCAGAAACAGTAATTGTAAAAGAAGACAACAAACCAAAAATTGAAGATGCATCTGTATATGATGTTCAATTGTCAGATAATCGCATTAAAACAGGAAGTTCTAATCAAGTTGATTTGACCGGCGCAGCAGAAAAAACTGTACAATCTGTTGTACACGTACAAACACATTTTGTGAAGGAAGAAATCACTTTTGATCCCTTTATGAAGTTGTTTTATGGAGAAGATGCTTACCGCAAAAGAGAAAGACATGGAGAAGCGGCAGGATCAGGAGTAGTAATTTCACCTGAAGGGCACATTGTTACCAACAATCATGTAGTACAAGATGCCAGCGATATTTCGGTAACACTTGGAAACAGAAAATATGACGCTACATTAATAGGAACAGATCCTTCTACAGATTTAGCAGTAATTAAAGTAGATGCCCATAATTTAAAGTATTGCGAATTTGGAAATTCAGATGATTTAAAGCTTGGAGAATGGGTATTGGCGGTAGGAAATCCGTTAAATCTGCAATCAACCGTAACAGCAGGAATTGTGAGTGCTAAAAACAGAAACATTGACTTGTTGACTTCCAATTACAATCCTGAAGAAAAAATATTTCCGATAGAATCTTTTATTCAAACAGATGCTGCCGTTAATTCAGGAAATTCTGGAGGAGCATTGGTAAATCAATTTGGAGAGCTAGTTGGAATCAACACTGCAATAGCATCCGGAACGGGTTATTATGCAGGATATTCATTTGCAGTACCATCTAATATTGTCAAGAAGATCACATACGATTTGATCAAATATGGTGAAGTTCACAGAGTGCAGTTAGGTGTGAACATAATGGACAACAACTCTGAAGTACAGCAACTAAATAGTTTATCTACAGACAAGGGAGTTGTAGTTACGGGAGTAATAGAAGGAGGAAATGCGGCCAAGAACGAAATGAAAGTAAAAGATATCATTTTGGCTGTTGGAGAGAAGGATGTTAATTCTACTTCAGAATTACAAGGAATTATTGCCATGTATAATCCAGGGGACAAAGTTATCATGACGGTACAAAGAGGAGAGATTCAAAAACAAGTTGAAATTATCATGGAATAA